A genome region from Streptomyces antimycoticus includes the following:
- a CDS encoding MMPL family transporter, with the protein MFGRIGRFSVHRPWLVVALWVIAAVGLAILAPPLKSSTDQADFLPSHYESVRVTKLQEQAFPQHETAAAILVYQRSDGGKLSDADKAAVAKATTGFQDEKYKTFKSVVTTPEAVSKDGKMALANVYLTKKDVYNEDTQQSIKDLRADRDKLLKGTSLKVDVTGPSASALDSIESSGDTDAMIMMATLVLIIVLLGAIFRSPLIALMPVLMILVMFIMAQGLIATASDWFGLEADSSVSAILIVVLFGVGTDYMLFLLFRYREHLRKGQQPKEALVDAVTRVGETIASAAGAVIVAFLALVLSTMGSMRAMGPSLAISVAVTLVAALTLVPAVFSLLGTKAFWPSKAWKKAPRNRLANGVGSLVSRRPGLIAAVSAGVLAALAVGALGFKAEFDTESSLPKDLESVQAMADLQKSFSAGESDPSLVYIQSNGDKLDASALTGFRQKLETVEGVGEVSPAVLNPKGDVAQFSVVLKYRPASENAIELVAGELRDTAHDSAPEGSKVLVGGSTAVLADIEDAVNHDYRLVFPVAGLAIMLILGLLLRSVVAPLYLMLAVGLGFAATLGSTVWLFQNVRGENGLLFMLPIIVYLFVVAIGTDYNILMVARLREEVRKGKTPAEAARLAVAQSAPTIGSAAIILAGTFGVLMLASNTMLQQMGFAVAFGILLTAFIMALLLVPTVTAMLGSKAWWPNHRYDSPDTPGVSGPGRAEEPDAAGETVRV; encoded by the coding sequence ATGTTCGGGCGAATAGGACGGTTTTCCGTCCACCGTCCATGGCTGGTCGTCGCGTTGTGGGTCATCGCGGCGGTCGGCCTGGCCATCCTGGCCCCACCGCTGAAGTCCAGCACCGACCAGGCCGACTTCCTGCCGTCGCACTACGAATCGGTGCGGGTGACCAAGCTCCAGGAGCAGGCGTTCCCGCAGCACGAGACCGCGGCCGCCATCCTGGTCTACCAGCGGTCGGACGGCGGAAAACTCTCCGACGCCGACAAGGCCGCCGTCGCCAAGGCGACCACGGGGTTCCAGGACGAGAAGTACAAGACCTTCAAGTCCGTGGTGACCACGCCCGAGGCCGTCTCCAAGGACGGCAAGATGGCGCTGGCCAATGTGTACTTGACCAAGAAGGACGTCTACAACGAGGACACCCAGCAGTCGATCAAGGACCTGCGCGCGGACCGCGACAAGCTGCTGAAGGGCACCTCGCTGAAGGTCGACGTGACCGGTCCGTCGGCTTCCGCCCTCGATTCCATCGAGTCCTCGGGTGACACCGATGCCATGATCATGATGGCCACCCTGGTCCTGATCATCGTGCTGCTCGGCGCCATCTTCCGCAGCCCGCTCATCGCGCTGATGCCCGTGTTGATGATCCTGGTGATGTTCATCATGGCCCAGGGTCTGATCGCCACCGCCAGCGACTGGTTCGGGCTCGAGGCCGACAGCAGCGTGTCCGCGATCCTGATCGTGGTGCTGTTCGGCGTCGGCACGGACTACATGCTCTTCCTGCTGTTCCGCTACCGCGAACACCTCCGTAAGGGCCAGCAGCCCAAGGAGGCCCTGGTCGACGCGGTCACCCGGGTCGGCGAAACCATCGCCTCGGCGGCCGGTGCGGTCATCGTGGCCTTCCTCGCCCTGGTGCTGTCGACGATGGGCAGCATGCGCGCCATGGGGCCCTCGCTGGCGATCTCCGTCGCGGTGACGCTCGTGGCGGCCCTCACCCTGGTACCGGCGGTGTTCTCGCTGCTGGGAACGAAGGCGTTCTGGCCGTCCAAGGCGTGGAAGAAGGCCCCCCGCAACCGGCTCGCCAACGGCGTCGGCTCCCTGGTGTCGCGTCGTCCCGGGCTGATCGCCGCGGTGTCCGCCGGTGTGCTGGCGGCCCTCGCGGTGGGCGCGCTCGGCTTCAAGGCCGAATTCGACACCGAGAGTTCGCTCCCCAAGGACCTGGAGTCCGTCCAGGCCATGGCGGATCTGCAGAAGAGCTTCTCGGCCGGTGAGTCCGACCCGAGCCTGGTGTACATCCAGTCGAACGGCGACAAGCTGGACGCCTCGGCGCTGACCGGGTTCCGGCAGAAGCTGGAGACGGTCGAGGGCGTCGGCGAGGTCTCTCCCGCCGTGCTCAACCCCAAGGGCGACGTGGCCCAGTTCAGCGTGGTGCTGAAGTACCGGCCCGCCTCCGAGAACGCCATCGAGCTGGTCGCCGGGGAGCTGCGGGACACCGCGCACGACTCCGCGCCCGAGGGCTCCAAGGTCCTGGTGGGCGGGTCGACCGCGGTGCTGGCCGACATCGAGGACGCGGTCAACCACGACTACCGGCTGGTGTTCCCGGTCGCGGGCCTGGCCATCATGCTGATCCTCGGCCTGCTCCTGCGCAGCGTGGTGGCGCCGCTGTATCTGATGCTCGCGGTCGGCCTCGGCTTCGCCGCGACCCTGGGTTCCACGGTCTGGCTGTTCCAGAACGTCCGGGGCGAGAACGGCCTGCTCTTCATGTTGCCGATCATCGTCTATCTGTTCGTGGTGGCGATCGGCACGGACTACAACATCCTCATGGTGGCCCGACTGCGGGAGGAAGTCCGCAAGGGCAAGACGCCGGCCGAGGCGGCCCGGCTCGCGGTCGCCCAGTCGGCGCCGACGATCGGTTCGGCCGCCATCATCCTGGCGGGCACCTTCGGTGTGCTGATGCTGGCC